One Emys orbicularis isolate rEmyOrb1 chromosome 20, rEmyOrb1.hap1, whole genome shotgun sequence genomic window, GAGCGGGGGGGGACCTATATTAGACTGGTCTCCGTGTAGACTATCAGAGCTGAAACAGGGCTATAATACGTGGGATGGGAGGAGTTCCCAGGGCTGTATGGTCTCTATATACTGGTGCTGTAATAAGGACTGGCTATGGACCGGTTGTTACTGGCAGCTGGTGCCCAGACTGCAGTGATATACGCaacaggggggctggggagttAGGTGGTTAAGGGCTGCCTGgacctcctgggttctgtctccacctctgggaggggagtgggggctagtgggtggAGGGGTAAAGGGATCTCCTCTGGggcacgggcggggggggggaggtgtctggGCTGTCCCCTGCCCCCGTGGGCCTGACAGTCCCAGGGCACTGGTGCGTGGAGCGGAATCCCCGAGCAGTAGCCCTGCGTCACCGGGAAACCCCTACTAGCGCTGAGCCCTGACGGTGAGGAGGAAACCGCCTCTCTAGCGGGCAGCCAATGACAGGCCTCGAGCCCGAGGAGGAGTGGAGGGTCTGGGGAACCCTCAACCCTCCCCAGACCCAGCTGAGGGTCTCCCCGGAGCAGAGGGGGACGGAGCGTCCCTGCGCTCTCCCCGGTTTTGGTAGAGGAATCCTGTCCCAGGACCCTGActctcagcccccccagccccgctctaAGCACTCCTGGTCCAGAGCCAGGGGTCCCCACTCCCCCGCGTTACCCTTCCACACCCGTTTCCCGGACACAGTCTCATTGGTCGTTGTCATCGGGGTGCGTGCGAGTGTCTCTCATTCAGTCTCGGTTTGAATGTGGGGGCGAGGGAGGCGGAAATGAAATCCACTGGAGGGGGGCGAGCTAGGACGGtgcggggggagccggggggagggttgggggcatTCTGAGAGAAGAAGAAGGAGGCTGGGCTGAGGTGGGGAAGGGCAGGACTGACCAAGGAGTGGATGagaagtggggaggaggcagggaaagggggcACATGGTCAGGGCAGCTACAGAGCGGAAGGGCTGGCAGGggtgagattccccccccccccccagaagagaaACACAGGGAGCTCTGACTGGTCAGATGGGGACCACCCCCGACACAGGAGTGGGTCAGGAGCTGCTCTTGGGTAGCAGatgtgggggggtgtcacagggCTGGGGACAGTAGGCTTTTGTAAGGGGgctgcctcctgtcccccccccccccccaagaagggGGACTCCGATTCTCCCCCACCCTGGGCTAAACCACCCCAGAAACTGACTCTTCCCCCCCTCGCCCCAGTTCTGGGTGtgtcagccccagctctgggagagaacTAGTGGTTGGAGGAGggagggcctgggagccaggacgcctgggttctgaggggagtggggtctaatagctgagctggagggggctgggagccaggactccccaGCTCCAGGtgagagccggggagagaacctaggcgtcctgactcccagcccccgcccccaccagtcGCTGGGGCCCACGTCATTTCCCCGGCGGGCGGCGTGGGGGCTGAGTGAGCTGTTGCTTTCCAGCATGGAAGGAACACGCTGCCGGGTGGCAGGGGCAGCGCTGCCGGGGGCACGGGGCGGGCGGCGGCAGccgcagccagcagcagcggCCTTTGTCTCTCCGTGTCTCAGACGGTCCATGACACGTTTTCCTCCTGGGGCGGCTTGGAAAGGAAAAATCCGCTGTGTAGGCACCGGCCTGGGTGGAAACGATTGCTccatgggtgtggggaggggcggtcggagagagcctgagacatccCATTACTGTCCTATCTACCACTAGACCCcaaagctggggagagaacccaggtgtcctggctccctgcctctaacccactagactccccctcccttcccagagacagaacccaggagtcctggctcccaccccaacGCTAactgctagaccccactcccctgtcaCAGCcaggggatggaacccaggagtcctgggctgAGTGCTTGGTCTCCCTTCCCCTCGCCAGGCAGTAGAGGAGACAGAAGCGCGGTCCCACCCCAGACCGTGAAGAAGCTTCTGGAGCAGAAGAGACGGCAGCAGACAGCACTGGGCTATGTGGCTAGCTCTCAGGTgagccccctctgccctgcccccccaattTCCCTGGGTGTCTTGGCCACAGCTGAGACCTCTCTAGCCCTGGACCTCAGGCGTGACTCCTGGTGTGTGGGCCAAATCCCTTCGTGTCAGTTCCATTCTGCCTCCCAAGGCGCATGCTGCAAGGGGCTTCTCCTTTACTTCCTGGCCACTCACACAGTGTTATGTGCAGTTGTTACCTGGCtgttctaccccagaggtggctgcatctcagcaccaggcaaGCCGCCCTGTGACTCATCAGcaatttgttttttctctctctaggtCCCAACAGATGCCATTGACCCTTCCCAGACAGGTGAGTCAAACATGGACCCCACATTGTAGCTTTCCCCAACCCTAGATACCCTTCGATTCCCTTGGGgtccccactccctgcctgtGGTATGACAACCCCAGACCCTCTGATCCCTCAGGAGTGCCATCCCCTCCCTCTGTGATCCCCATGCAGTCTCCcagtctctttccccccccccgcccatgctTTGCACCCACCATCCATGTCTCTCTCCCATCCAGATGAGTGCCCGGAGCccatggggctgggaaggggatctGTGGGGGAATCTGCCCCTGGCCCCCCCCTGGCTCCCTACCCACCTTGGCAGGTCGATTCCTCATGCCATGCGGCCTTCCCCGACTGCCACTATCACTGCTCGGCCGCGGCCAGCAGCTACCAGCCCCCAGGACCCACGTACGATGCAACAGACTCCTATGCCCCCGTGGGGACCGGGGTGTTTGGAGCAGGGGATCCCTACAGCACCATGATGGCAGCCACGGGGGACTTGGAGGTGagatgggggggctgtgggtcaggagtgaggggcaccggcagagctgtggggctgggctagcagtgggtcgggagggaggggcactggcagctgtggggctgagcTAGAAAGGGGCAGTGGGTCGggagaggggcaccagcagagctgtggggctgggctagcagagggcggtgggtcgggagtgaggggcaccagcagagctgtggggctgggctagcagagggcggtgggtcgggagtgaggggcaccagcagagctgtggggctgggctaTCCGGGCACagtgggtcgggagtgagagcTATAAcccccctgctctctcccctcGCCAGGTCCCTGTGTCAGCCCCCTCACTGACTTCAACTCCACAGGCATCCACTGCCCCCTGGATGCAGCCTGCCCGGAGCACCCCCTATTCTGACCCCCTAGAGCTGGGCAGCTTCGGGGACCCGGTTGGGGTGCTGGATCCCAGGGAGCTGGCTATGGCCCGAGCTGAGATCCGGAGCATGGACCCGGCGCGGCTGCTGCATCAGGATGAAGATGGGGACACGTGAGTGGGGGACCCCAAaactcaccctgcccccccactcctggtagtggagggaagggggcttctcagccctcccccagatggggcatggggttggggggctGAGCTGCTGTGTCCCAGGGAGGGTAAAGGATAGAGCTGGTGGGGGAaatgggactgggggggggggatgtagtggtggggggatgggatggtctgtctggaggtgtggggggggttggcaATGTTAGTGGAAGCttgggggggaatggggcaggggcagtgaaagtagaggggagggtggcacagaggggatgggggggatctCCTGGGGTTTAGGGATGGGCAGAGAGCAGGTGGCACtaggggggcaggaggcaggtggagggggtgcagaggtggGTGGCACTGGATGGGGGATCTGCAGGGGTTTCAGGGTGCAAGAGGTGACTGACAtcatctctcctccccccccccccccctccgcccctcctgcGCGGCAGGATCCTACACCTGCTGGCTGCCCGGGGGCTGCGTCACTTTGCCCAGGCGGCCGCCGAGGCCTTCAAGGAGTGCGGGCGGCTGGAGATCAAGGAGCACAAGGGCAAGGTGAGCGGGGGTTGGGCAGGAGACTGGAGCTGTTGTGGGTCAAAGGTCGCAGTGCTGTGGGTGGATGGTAAGGGTCGTGCAGATGAGTTGGCCAACAGTGCTGATGGGGCCCATGGGTAGGGGTCAAGGGTCATTAGGTGGTGAGGGCACTGCTGGGGGTCAAGGATCACGCCAAGGTAGGGGTCAAGGGTCACTGGGTGGTCAGGATAAGGGCATTACTGACCAGGGCATGACCCTTAGCCCCCTTTGCTGCCCTCTAACGCTGGGGTTTCCCGGCCTCCCCAGACCCCGCTGCTGGTGGCTGCCACGGCCAACCAGGCCGAGCTGGTGCGGGACCTGCTGGCGCTGGGAGCTGATGCCAATGCCGCTGACCACAAGGGGCAGACGCTGCTGCACCTGGCAGCCACCTATGGGTTCCCCAACGTCCTCATGGTGAGTGTGTAGCCGAGAAGGAACCCAGGTGTCTGGGATCACAGGCCCGCCGCCCtcacttcccagagctggggatcgaacgcaggagtcctgtctcccagcccctctccccccccccccccccaaccactatcCCCCACTCCTTCTACCCAAATACAATGTCTGAAACGGGTGTCAATTTACTCCCCTCCCGATGGAATTTAACCCGGTTTCTCTCCCCCAGGCTGTGATGGCATCTGGGGTCCTTGTCAACGTGGAGGCCAGGAACTTTGAAGGTAGGATACATCCAGCTGTGGGGAGTGAGGGagcatgctgggggcaggggtctcccagcctctcccagcaggtggtgctgtgggaagggggagagcaTGCTGGGGGGAATGCGGGGGAGCATGTTGGAGGGGGAGCGCCTgacctcccccagcagggagtgctggctgtgggggggctgctcTCACCCCTTCTCTTGTCACCCCCAGGGCAGACCCCTCTGCACTGTGCGGTGATCTCCCACAACAAGGCCTTGCGGGCGCTGGGCGTCGGGACCCCGACCCCAGAGCGGCTGCAGGAGATGTTGGCCTGCATCCAGGCCCTGCTGCACATGGGGGCAGATCACACCAGCCAGGTAGGTGaccggagtgggggagggggagttctgTGCCCGCTCCCCAGGGCCTGTCAGCCTTGACCCATGCgcggtgcagggtgggggaggatgggTGGGGAATTCATCACGAGGGCAGATttgcccccctccgccccctggCCCCATTGTAATTGACCTTGCTGATATCATGGGGGTGGTGTGGgaaattcctcccctcccccccgcgtagCCCCAGCTGTCCTGGCCTTCTCTCTTcggtgcggtggggggaggggggggcaggatctgcgcccccccatcctgccctcacCACCCTCCCATCCCTGCCCTCCCAGGACATAAAGAGCAGCAAGACGGTTCTGCACCTGGCCGTGCAGGATGGGAACCTGTCACTGGTTCAGTTCTTCCTGCAGCTGCCCGGGCCCCGGCAATTCATCAACATGAAGGTGAGGGAGTGGGGGTGTCTCCTtgcttggggtgtgggggggaggcggggggggttggatggggggagaggtcattctgcagggggatgggggctgtttgggtgggggaagctgggctgcagtgggtggggtgggctcaGCCAggcctgctggggagggggtgctgtcctggtggggggcaggggctgtgtgtgatcctctgtccctcccccctttttcccccccaggccCACGGGAACACGGCTCTGCACATGGCCGcagccctgccgagcccccccTGCCAGGAGAGCCTCGTGCGGCTGCTACTGAGCCAGGGAGCTGACCCCAGCGCTCGCAACCTGGAGAATGAGCAGCCGGCCCATCTGCTGCCCCCCGGGCCCGGGGGAGACCAGGTGAGACCCCCAGGAGACCCACCTCCCCTCTGacactccgcgcccccccccccagacctggAGTGAGGCCTCCCTAGCCCTGGTGGACCCCCaaactctcccccagccctgcctggcctCAACGGAAGCAGGTGCACCCCGCCTTCAGGGGGGCCATAGTGTGTGGTTGGGGGTTCTCTAGGGTCCCCCTAACTCAacctctcctcttcttccccccagcTGCGCCTCTTGTTGAAGAGCCGGCGTCCACTCCCTGGCGCTGCCCGCCGTCCCGCCCAGCCCCCCTAGATCCATGGCTGCTgaaggaagggggcggggggcgaaCTCGTCTGGTGCCACTCAGTgaagtggggtggagggagaggattTGGCATTTCTCTGGAAAGTTGTCtgtaatattttctgtatttaactaACTTATTGTATGGGGGCcccccggacacctgggttctccaAGTCCCCTGCTCCCTTGTTGCTTGGACCCCCCCCTGGGTCCCACAGTAGCAGGTAGCATGGCCACCCAGATGCCTgggtctgctgctgcctgccatGTGGGGCTGCAACACTTGGGGAGCTGAGCCCCTTGCCTTCCCCCCTCTCTGGGCTGGGCATGTGACTGACCCCTACTGGACTGAGCAGGTGAGACCCTGcccaagccccccctcccccagtgaggCTGCATGTGCTCATGCCGATGCAGTGGGTGGCAGCTGAGGGGAAGGCCAAGGGCAGCCCTATTTCTAaacccctagaccccactccccatccagagccagggatagaacccaggcatcctggttgccgcagcctccttcccacccacccccatggggagggaggttggTTTGCCCCATTAACCTTTCCTCTGCTGAGCATTGACTCAGCCCAAATCTCTGTCTGGGGATAGCCCCACACCTCTTGTGGTGTATCCCCTCCCCatattgctgggggggggggcagcagagggtcctgtgttAATTTCGGCCCCAGGGATGGCTGGGGGAGCCCCCCTGATTTCTATGAAATCATGTCTTggttgggaattgaacccaggtgtccggccCCACCAAGGGGGGGAGGAGCTACCCCCCCCTTTAGTCTTATCATTTCTGTGAAATGAACTTTTATGAACCATAGTGGTTCACGTagaggggagggagagtgagGCAGAGTGTGGGGCAGACCCACGTGTCCGACCGGCCTTTGACCCACACCCTCTGCATTAACACAGCGCTGTGTCCCCAAACAGCCTTGAGTGACTGACTGTGATAAGGGTAATGGCACGGTGGTGCCCTCTTTGGGTAGTAAGCAGAACTGCTGCCTGTTTCATAGTCCCTGTACTGCCGAGGGCTATTGTCCTtgggaggcagcaggctggggtcCAGCGTTGCTAttattaccccccacacacacgcacagggGGGTCCCAAGTTTGTTCCCTTGTTGGAACATGAGACGTTTCATTGCGAAATAAGGTTTAGTGCTTCTCGCCTGTTCAAACTTCCTGCACAGCATCTGTGTTACTGGAAACCTGTAGGCCAGATACCCTGGTTCAACTTATAGCTGGGCCTagtggccccaccccagaggtggctgcatctcagtgcatGTCCCCTGAGCTCTGACTAtacaaggggggaggggcagactgtaagctccttggggagcaggactgtgtttgtacagcccttgGCACCGTGTGGGCCGGGCCTATGACTGGAGCTCCTGCCAGCTGCCATGATAGAACTAAGACAACGGCTTGGCCGGACCCGTGGGGAATCAATAGGTCCCCCCAGCTAAAAcaccttctctccctgccccccctcccccccccccacttcctagTGACAGCCAGAGCTGTTCTGGCTCTAGCCAGCATAATACTGGGGGCTACTGTGCCAGGCTGGGGCTTTAAGGGCCAGTCCTACCTGTCAGGGGAGGGTGCCCCTACACTGCCCTATGCAGCACATCATCCCCTAGTGCCAGGCTGGGGCATAGAGGCCAGCCCTGCCTAGCGGGGGAGGGTGCCCCCATCCAAGACCCCTTTTCACCTGTCCGGGGATAAACATTACAGCTGCTCCCCTTAACCCAGCAGCTTCCCTCCCCATGATGACTCCTGTTCCCAGTGCCCCTAGTAGCCCCCAGCTAGCCAGCAGCAACCCCACGGGGGCAGAgattctggccccacccctgggGTTAGGGAGCAAACTTTGGTCTGAGGGGTTACATCTCCCACAAACCAGCCTGGGGGGGCGCACCTGGGCAGATGCCTCTTGCTTTGTAttaggtgtgggaggggagcCAGAGTGGGGTGTTGGCACCAGGGGCTCCTGGCCCCCAACGGGGCTCCTGACACCTCCAAATAATAAATGGCTATTGACATCCTGCTACCTGGCTTGCAGTCACTGAGAAGGGCAGTTGCTGAGTGGAGCTGGGAGGACAGATGGATAattccccctgctgagcccctccccctgcaccccatggtCCCCCATACAACAGTGGCCAGGTCCAGGCAGGGTGGGGTTCAGGAGGTTTATTCTATGGTCAGACAGACACCAGGCCCCCAGCCTAGGCCCCCTCACACCAGCTCCCCCCTTAGCTCAAAGGGCAGCCCTTCATCTGCcgcagggggtggggtgtctgCCACCTGGTCGTAGATCCTCAGGGAGTCCTTAGAGTCGGCCAGGGACCAGCCCCTCCATGGATAGGTgccctgggaagagagagagcctgtCACCCCAACACCTTGCTGAGccaggcagagaacccaggagtcctgttggAGCTGGGCGGATGGCCACTTACCACATGGTCCTGGCAGGGTAGCACCCCTGGGTACAGTGGGGTAGGAGCTCGCAGGTGTAGTGCCCCCAGTTCCTCATAGACCCCAGGCTCCATCACGTCCTCGTATTCATGGGGGACCGAGGGGCCNNNNNNNNNNNNNNNNNNNNNNNNNNNNNNNNNNNNNNNNNNNNNNNNNNNNNNNNNNNNNNNNNNNNNNNNNNNNNNNNNNNNNNNNNNNNN contains:
- the NFKBID gene encoding LOW QUALITY PROTEIN: NF-kappa-B inhibitor delta (The sequence of the model RefSeq protein was modified relative to this genomic sequence to represent the inferred CDS: inserted 1 base in 1 codon), translating into MWLALRSQQMPLTLPRQMSARSPWGWEGDLWGNLPLXPPLAPYPPWQVDSSCHAAFPDCHYHCSAAASSYQPPGPTYDATDSYAPVGTGVFGAGDPYSTMMAATGDLEVPVSAPSLTSTPQASTAPWMQPARSTPYSDPLELGSFGDPVGVLDPRELAMARAEIRSMDPARLLHQDEDGDTILHLLAARGLRHFAQAAAEAFKECGRLEIKEHKGKTPLLVAATANQAELVRDLLALGADANAADHKGQTLLHLAATYGFPNVLMAVMASGVLVNVEARNFEGQTPLHCAVISHNKALRALGVGTPTPERLQEMLACIQALLHMGADHTSQDIKSSKTVLHLAVQDGNLSLVQFFLQLPGPRQFINMKAHGNTALHMAAALPSPPCQESLVRLLLSQGADPSARNLENEQPAHLLPPGPGGDQLRLLLKSRRPLPGAARRPAQPP